One part of the Candidatus Poribacteria bacterium genome encodes these proteins:
- the thrS gene encoding threonine--tRNA ligase has translation MRESNQPEDYGQRLRHSTAHIMAYAVQQLFPDGERTVKLAIGPPIENEFYYDMEVPRPITPDDFPEIEKHMKAMIKSNVPFEHETWTYDDAREWFGERDQKFKLELIDGISDREVSASDEGVADEGVSIYHNGDFTDLCKGPHVEKTGECRYFKLLRVSGAYWRGDSNREQLQRIYGTAWETKADLQAYLTQREEAAKRDHRKLGRELELFQMHPESLPGSPFWLPKGTLIYNLLSEKVRKLYLSEGYQEVRTPLIYDINMWETSGHWEHFKDNMFLVSESEDGEATRALKPMNCPAHMLIYKSARHSYRDLPYRLHDQGVLHRNEATGTLTGLSRVQQICQDDAHNFVTEDQIADEYERILGLFQRIYGTFDLPFRCDLSTRNPEKFMGDIAVWNRAETMLEDVLKNNQIEYTVDPGEAAFYGPKLDFQVRDSLNRDVQCATVQLDFQLPERFDLIYVAPDGSEKRPVVIHRAICGSFERFIAMLIEHYAGAFPTWLSPIQCVVMTISQRFVDYGKEVEQLLLQKGCRVALDNSDDKIGAKIRQARLQRVPYMLIIGGREEESRTVSVRSRDEGDIGAMALDTFVDKIVQEADLDF, from the coding sequence ATGCGTGAATCCAATCAACCTGAAGATTACGGACAACGCCTACGCCATTCGACCGCGCATATCATGGCGTATGCTGTACAACAACTATTTCCAGATGGCGAACGTACCGTTAAACTCGCAATCGGACCACCGATTGAAAACGAGTTCTATTATGATATGGAGGTGCCGCGTCCAATTACACCCGACGATTTCCCCGAAATCGAAAAGCACATGAAGGCGATGATTAAATCCAATGTGCCTTTTGAACACGAAACCTGGACCTACGACGATGCCCGTGAATGGTTCGGTGAACGAGACCAAAAATTCAAACTCGAATTAATCGACGGAATCTCTGACCGGGAAGTTAGTGCGAGCGATGAGGGTGTTGCTGACGAAGGTGTTTCTATCTATCACAACGGTGATTTCACAGACTTATGTAAAGGACCACACGTTGAAAAAACAGGCGAATGCCGATATTTCAAACTGCTCCGCGTTTCTGGAGCCTATTGGCGCGGTGATAGCAATCGCGAGCAGTTGCAACGAATTTACGGCACCGCATGGGAGACCAAAGCCGACCTTCAGGCATACTTGACACAACGCGAAGAAGCCGCCAAACGCGACCATCGCAAACTCGGACGTGAGTTGGAACTCTTTCAGATGCATCCGGAATCCTTACCGGGCAGTCCGTTTTGGCTCCCCAAAGGTACGCTTATCTATAATCTCCTGTCTGAAAAGGTACGAAAACTCTATCTCAGCGAAGGTTATCAGGAGGTACGGACACCGCTCATCTACGACATCAACATGTGGGAAACCTCTGGGCATTGGGAGCACTTCAAAGACAATATGTTCCTCGTCTCCGAAAGCGAGGATGGCGAGGCAACTCGCGCACTCAAGCCGATGAACTGTCCGGCGCACATGTTGATTTATAAAAGCGCGCGCCACAGTTACCGAGACCTGCCCTACCGCCTACACGACCAAGGCGTGTTGCATCGCAACGAGGCAACAGGCACGCTGACTGGCTTGTCGCGCGTCCAACAAATATGTCAAGATGACGCACACAATTTCGTTACGGAGGATCAGATCGCCGACGAATATGAGCGTATCCTTGGACTCTTCCAGCGGATTTATGGCACTTTCGATTTGCCCTTCCGATGCGATTTAAGCACACGCAACCCTGAAAAGTTTATGGGTGATATTGCGGTTTGGAATCGAGCGGAAACGATGCTTGAAGATGTGTTGAAAAACAATCAGATTGAGTACACTGTCGATCCTGGTGAGGCAGCGTTCTACGGTCCTAAACTCGATTTTCAGGTGCGGGATTCACTGAACCGAGATGTGCAGTGTGCCACCGTGCAACTCGATTTCCAACTGCCCGAACGGTTTGATCTCATCTATGTCGCACCGGACGGATCTGAAAAGCGTCCGGTGGTTATCCATCGCGCGATTTGTGGGAGTTTTGAACGTTTCATCGCGATGCTGATTGAACATTATGCGGGTGCCTTCCCAACATGGCTCTCTCCCATCCAATGTGTTGTGATGACAATTAGCCAACGCTTCGTTGACTACGGCAAAGAGGTCGAGCAGCTGCTGTTGCAGAAAGGGTGTCGTGTTGCGTTGGATAACAGCGACGACAAGATCGGTGCGAAGATCCGCCAAGCCCGTTTGCAGCGTGTTCCATATATGTTAATTATTGGTGGACGAGAAGAAGAGAGTCGGACCGTTAGTGTTCGCAGTCGAGATGAAGGCGACATCGGCGCGATGGCACTTGATACCTTCGTTGACAAAATTGTTCAGGAAGCCGATTTAGATTTTTAG
- a CDS encoding WD40 repeat domain-containing protein, translated as MFLRRIVEWRDSLEIEYRFRRWVSLSTEIPEVSIFVITLVLGMVFLNSSAQDFPYTVLQGHREAVSSIAFSPDGQTLASGSLDDTVRLWDVKTGEYLRTLTEHWDNVTSVAFSPDGRTLASGSSDRTIRLWDANTGNLRRTFKGHTHAVSSIAFSPDGQTLVSGSYDRTIKLWGVYSGSVRRTFKGHEDIIFSVALSRDGRILASGSEDQTVRLWNARTGSLLSTLTGHSSRINSVAFSFGGKVLASGSLDGTIRLWNARTGVHLHTFKGEAKEVRSLVFRPAEQILIEERIVFRPDEQTFASGSADRTGQLWNAKMGGLLATLEGHRNTVQSVAFDPKGETLATGGYDNTIRLWKLGTALRPQSSLRRR; from the coding sequence ATGTTTTTACGTCGTATCGTTGAATGGAGGGATTCATTGGAGATTGAGTATCGATTCCGAAGATGGGTATCACTGTCTACGGAAATACCGGAGGTTTCTATTTTCGTTATTACCTTGGTGTTGGGAATGGTCTTCCTTAACAGCTCCGCCCAAGATTTTCCTTATACCGTGCTTCAGGGACATCGGGAGGCTGTCAGTAGTATAGCGTTTAGTCCGGATGGGCAGACACTCGCCAGCGGGAGTCTGGACGATACCGTCCGTTTATGGGATGTGAAGACCGGTGAATATCTCCGCACCCTCACGGAACATTGGGACAATGTTACCAGTGTCGCGTTTAGCCCGGATGGACGGACCCTCGCTAGCGGAAGTTCTGATCGCACCATTCGTTTATGGGACGCGAACACGGGCAATCTCCGCCGCACCTTCAAAGGGCACACGCATGCTGTGAGTAGCATAGCGTTTAGTCCGGATGGGCAGACGCTTGTTAGTGGAAGCTATGACCGCACCATCAAGTTATGGGGTGTGTACTCGGGCAGTGTCCGCCGCACGTTTAAAGGACATGAGGATATTATCTTTAGCGTCGCGTTGAGTCGGGATGGACGGATACTCGCCAGTGGGAGCGAGGATCAGACCGTCCGGTTGTGGAACGCGCGAACAGGCAGCCTTCTCAGCACCCTCACAGGGCATTCCTCCCGTATCAATAGTGTGGCATTTAGTTTTGGGGGTAAGGTGCTTGCCAGCGGAAGTTTGGATGGCACCATTCGTTTATGGAACGCGCGAACAGGCGTACACCTTCACACGTTCAAAGGTGAGGCAAAGGAGGTCCGTAGTCTCGTGTTTCGTCCCGCCGAACAGATTCTCATTGAGGAGCGTATTGTGTTTCGACCAGATGAACAGACATTTGCCAGCGGGAGTGCGGATCGGACGGGCCAGTTATGGAATGCGAAGATGGGCGGTCTCCTCGCCACCCTTGAAGGGCATCGGAATACCGTCCAGAGCGTCGCGTTTGATCCGAAAGGTGAGACGCTTGCCACCGGGGGGTATGACAACACCATCCGTTTATGGAAGTTAGGCACCGCGTTGAGGCCCCAGTCAAGTTTGCGGAGGCGATAG
- a CDS encoding VWA domain-containing protein: MKNVFKLTIGIVLLTLVFSSLGWSQSTADIVLIIDSSGSMVENDPNDLRKAAARQLIDLADSDVQIGIVDFDSDAVTLKELTSANKDGKSELKNAVGRIDAYDGTNIAAGLQQGFDVLSKSKTFTARKAAVLLTDGEDNEPTTLDAYVGNYVKEGWSVYTIGLDDGVSLDRALLEAIAAETLEGEYYSVTVDNIQSVYHKILAKITWKSVVLASPSGYINQDQTIEKRVKIDGWVTQANFTLNWTGSTVEMVLVDPSGAEITPDTAATLGISYQAAPTYAIYTVDNPMQGEWKMRLTGTDIPPEGEAYGIVVTGASDFITNLLAFEPSYAIGDTVRIGIRIEEKTGDTAHPIIGATTSATVVRPDGRIETINLFDDGVHNDNAAGDGIYAGNYTNVDILGTYLIRVSVQNGFSREIQQQIIVGDIDNVFVDGSTLIPAAGATLNRAPRSISAVISGPARKIDSESIVLKIDGKVVAHTYDVVNQLVSFQPTRLSRGTHTVSLSVNNTIETNWSFITASGVASRFDTLMVLLNEELNTLEETDLAQNYPNPFNPETWIPYQLSEPTDVSIQIYDSSGHLVRTLDIGVKTAGAYRTRSRAAYWDGKNEIGERVANGTYFYTLRTPEFSATRRMVILK, from the coding sequence TTGAAAAACGTATTTAAGCTAACAATAGGAATTGTGCTTCTCACGCTTGTGTTCTCAAGCCTTGGGTGGAGTCAGTCGACGGCTGACATCGTTCTCATCATTGACAGTTCCGGGAGTATGGTGGAAAACGATCCGAATGACTTACGCAAAGCTGCAGCGAGGCAGCTGATCGATTTAGCCGATTCTGATGTCCAAATCGGGATTGTAGATTTTGACAGTGATGCCGTGACGCTTAAAGAACTCACCTCTGCCAATAAGGATGGAAAAAGTGAACTAAAGAACGCTGTTGGCCGTATTGATGCCTATGATGGAACTAATATTGCCGCAGGTCTACAACAAGGGTTTGACGTATTATCTAAATCCAAGACTTTCACGGCAAGAAAGGCGGCAGTGCTGCTAACCGATGGCGAAGACAATGAGCCAACAACACTCGACGCATACGTAGGAAACTATGTGAAAGAGGGATGGTCTGTCTATACAATCGGGCTTGATGATGGTGTGAGTCTTGACAGAGCGTTGCTGGAAGCCATAGCAGCAGAAACGCTGGAAGGCGAATACTATTCGGTAACTGTGGATAATATTCAGTCAGTCTACCACAAAATCCTTGCCAAGATTACCTGGAAATCTGTTGTTCTCGCAAGTCCGAGTGGATACATCAATCAAGATCAGACAATTGAAAAAAGGGTTAAAATTGATGGATGGGTTACACAGGCAAATTTTACCTTAAATTGGACAGGCAGCACTGTTGAAATGGTGCTTGTTGATCCCAGTGGTGCCGAGATCACACCTGACACCGCCGCCACTCTCGGTATTAGTTATCAAGCTGCACCGACTTATGCTATCTATACCGTTGATAACCCAATGCAAGGGGAATGGAAGATGCGCTTGACAGGAACTGATATTCCCCCGGAAGGCGAAGCTTATGGCATTGTCGTTACCGGTGCTTCGGACTTTATTACCAATCTCCTCGCCTTTGAGCCAAGTTACGCTATCGGGGATACAGTCCGTATCGGTATTCGCATTGAGGAAAAAACAGGAGACACCGCGCACCCCATAATTGGTGCTACGACTTCAGCCACTGTTGTTCGTCCGGATGGACGCATTGAAACGATCAACCTGTTTGATGATGGTGTCCATAACGATAACGCAGCGGGGGATGGGATCTATGCGGGGAATTACACCAATGTGGATATACTGGGAACCTACCTGATTCGCGTTTCTGTTCAAAACGGGTTCTCGCGTGAGATTCAACAACAGATCATTGTCGGCGATATTGATAATGTCTTCGTCGATGGGTCAACCTTGATACCCGCCGCGGGGGCAACCCTCAACCGGGCACCCCGCAGTATCAGTGCTGTTATCTCAGGACCCGCACGAAAAATTGACAGCGAATCTATTGTGCTGAAAATTGACGGAAAAGTTGTTGCACACACCTACGATGTCGTGAATCAACTCGTTTCATTCCAGCCAACGCGCTTATCCCGCGGCACGCACACAGTGTCGCTAAGTGTCAATAACACTATTGAGACAAATTGGTCCTTTATCACTGCGTCGGGTGTTGCATCGCGTTTTGATACTTTGATGGTTCTTCTTAACGAAGAACTCAACACGCTTGAAGAGACGGACCTTGCACAGAACTACCCGAATCCTTTCAACCCTGAAACGTGGATACCCTATCAATTGAGTGAACCAACTGATGTTTCCATTCAGATTTACGATAGCTCAGGGCACTTAGTTCGGACGCTGGATATAGGGGTAAAGACAGCAGGTGCCTATAGGACGCGTTCGCGCGCTGCATATTGGGATGGTAAGAATGAAATAGGCGAGCGTGTTGCGAACGGTACCTATTTCTACACGCTCCGGACACCGGAATTCTCTGCCACACGCCGGATGGTCATTCTGAAGTAG
- a CDS encoding leucine-rich repeat domain-containing protein gives MKNSSTLIAGFSIIVLTLLSVTPGYANPRGVGTLRYSVLAEQPESVLSIAFNPIHEDILAVGRADGTIRLWNTSTSELLHTLGGRTGAVEGHTDVVFTLAFSPDGNKLASGSADGTVWVWNTTDIENQKSIEELWKFSEHNGLVLTLAFLTENGNALASGSKNGSIRFWNIETGEWQDVISGDVLPAVLSLASSPKNNLLATGRSDKIIRVWNLTAGELMHTFDGHKDDVTSLAFNSDGNTLVSGSADGTVRLWSISPDASPQEFTPHTDWVNSVALHETTLASGSHDKTIRLWNANTGKLQHTLTAHTGSVESVAFNADGDTLASGSVDGRVLLWKLAPVPDAPDLVVESVTANKITLDPGETFTLTAILKNRGIGRAEAPIYYRWHRSTHPNIHKMGGSDKVLTGASEEIGKKRKAVAVKGNIFPNIFEDVELTADQFSKQYMVLTAPEKSGTYYYSVCVESPLNESDNCSADVEITVQSPVNIPDLNLRAVIEKELSKNPGATITATDMQTITGLNAKGKSIEKLTGLEFAINLEKLDLSNNQISDVSPLAGLTKLEELDLSDNSNAKGKSITNLTGLELAINLEKLDLSNNQISDLTPLKDLKNLEELDLSDNKILDVNPLANLTELKELDLDNNSISDMSALAGLKNLTLHFNKHHETINEYGSTVYNYGDSDSNKVVLIKGMKLEKLSQEGRNKGAQLVNGKPDFSASNLDYTHYQPLENDPYFKIYGQPNNHTCGHTSALMLSHYYGVKFSTKMEGIDLFNKLAKGSFSLECNKILLSVYPNLLSLPTLTDLRSFRLDDALKFSCIPGASDVLYQFGPGTLPHEMAIGLKKIFPFPTEVRNGTGNVDSQKKFLENQVSKSCPPIVLLKLKRLSLHWVVVVGYDTKADKFLIADPSPQNKGKFKWWEWTNQPGCGPSLQQAWSLEDYLFDLDCVGTLAWTAEVKALAKWLGGAVAATELLNAGTQYFAVFPTEAPPPHHLESQTIQIHKEGKSKFLGFWTDSTWTWDRDFQGKKVIDCRWSFIKLESCSEPDVRWSDEKVTVSGTCEDGKIDKGIVDMFLTVYYESGGAAHSAPSIVFSVPSTNTSLLPNYPNPFNPETWIPYQLSEPADVTLTIYDIQGRVVRNLDLGHQRAGMYHSRSRAAHWDGRNAQGESVASGIYFYTLTAGEFTATRKLLIRK, from the coding sequence GTGAAAAACAGTTCTACGTTGATAGCAGGTTTTAGCATCATAGTTCTTACGCTTCTGTCTGTCACGCCCGGGTACGCAAACCCGCGTGGGGTTGGAACACTGCGCTATTCGGTGCTTGCAGAGCAGCCGGAAAGTGTTTTAAGTATCGCTTTCAACCCGATACATGAAGACATACTTGCTGTCGGACGAGCCGATGGCACGATCCGACTGTGGAACACAAGCACATCCGAACTCCTGCACACCCTCGGGGGGCGTACAGGTGCCGTCGAGGGGCATACAGATGTTGTCTTCACCCTCGCTTTTAGTCCTGATGGCAACAAGTTAGCAAGTGGAAGTGCCGACGGCACCGTGTGGGTATGGAATACAACAGACATAGAAAACCAGAAAAGCATAGAAGAACTCTGGAAGTTTTCTGAGCACAACGGTCTTGTGCTTACGCTTGCTTTCCTTACGGAGAATGGCAACGCACTCGCCAGTGGCAGTAAGAACGGTTCAATCAGGTTCTGGAACATAGAAACAGGAGAATGGCAGGATGTTATCTCTGGGGATGTACTCCCTGCTGTCCTCAGCCTCGCTTCCAGTCCGAAGAACAATCTACTTGCCACTGGACGCTCTGATAAGATAATTAGAGTGTGGAATCTAACGGCTGGCGAATTGATGCACACCTTTGATGGGCATAAGGATGATGTTACCAGCCTCGCTTTTAATTCCGATGGAAACACGCTCGTAAGTGGAAGTGCGGATGGCACAGTGCGACTGTGGAGTATAAGCCCAGATGCATCTCCGCAAGAATTCACCCCTCATACGGATTGGGTCAATAGTGTTGCACTCCATGAAACAACGCTTGCCAGCGGAAGTCACGATAAGACGATCCGCCTGTGGAATGCAAACACAGGAAAACTCCAGCACACGCTCACCGCGCATACCGGAAGTGTGGAAAGCGTTGCATTCAATGCTGATGGGGATACACTCGCGAGTGGGAGTGTCGATGGCCGGGTGCTGCTATGGAAACTCGCTCCAGTACCAGACGCACCAGACTTAGTGGTTGAATCTGTCACGGCGAACAAAATCACCTTAGACCCTGGAGAAACGTTTACCTTGACTGCCATTCTTAAGAACCGAGGAATCGGGCGTGCCGAGGCTCCCATCTACTACCGTTGGCATCGTTCAACTCATCCGAATATTCATAAGATGGGAGGTTCTGATAAGGTCTTAACAGGTGCCAGCGAAGAAATAGGCAAGAAACGCAAAGCAGTTGCTGTTAAGGGGAATATATTCCCCAACATATTTGAAGATGTTGAGCTGACAGCAGATCAATTCAGCAAGCAATACATGGTTCTTACTGCCCCTGAGAAGTCTGGCACCTACTATTACTCTGTTTGTGTTGAGAGTCCTCTCAATGAGAGTGATAATTGCTCTGCTGATGTAGAAATTACCGTCCAGTCACCCGTTAACATCCCTGACTTGAACCTCCGTGCGGTTATTGAAAAAGAATTAAGCAAGAACCCAGGTGCCACAATTACCGCAACCGATATGCAGACAATCACGGGCCTTAATGCAAAAGGTAAGAGTATTGAAAAATTGACCGGACTTGAATTTGCTATAAATCTTGAGAAGTTGGATCTTTCCAATAACCAAATATCGGATGTGAGCCCCCTCGCGGGTTTGACGAAGCTTGAAGAGTTGGATCTTTCTGACAACAGCAATGCAAAGGGTAAAAGTATTACGAATCTGACCGGTCTTGAACTTGCTATAAATCTCGAGAAGTTGGATCTTTCCAATAACCAAATATCGGATCTGACTCCTCTTAAGGATTTGAAAAATCTTGAGGAGTTGGATCTTTCTGACAACAAAATACTAGATGTGAATCCCCTCGCAAACTTGACAGAACTTAAAGAGTTGGATCTTGATAACAACTCAATATCGGATATGAGTGCCCTCGCGGGACTGAAAAATCTTACATTGCATTTTAACAAACACCACGAAACTATTAATGAGTACGGATCCACCGTTTACAACTATGGTGATAGTGATAGCAATAAGGTAGTGCTAATAAAAGGGATGAAGTTGGAAAAGTTAAGTCAAGAAGGGAGGAACAAAGGGGCACAGTTGGTAAATGGTAAGCCTGACTTTAGTGCCTCTAACCTTGACTATACCCACTATCAGCCTCTCGAGAATGATCCATATTTTAAAATTTATGGGCAACCCAATAATCATACATGTGGCCACACCTCCGCCCTGATGCTATCGCACTACTATGGCGTGAAGTTTTCCACAAAGATGGAGGGTATAGATCTCTTTAACAAATTGGCTAAAGGTTCTTTTTCTTTGGAGTGCAATAAGATATTGCTTTCCGTTTATCCTAATTTGCTTTCATTGCCTACTCTTACTGATTTACGTTCGTTTCGTCTTGATGACGCATTAAAATTTTCGTGTATTCCTGGTGCATCAGATGTACTTTATCAGTTCGGACCTGGAACTCTTCCACATGAAATGGCTATCGGTCTTAAAAAGATATTTCCCTTTCCTACTGAGGTACGTAATGGAACCGGTAATGTAGATAGCCAGAAGAAATTCCTGGAAAATCAAGTTTCAAAAAGCTGTCCTCCAATAGTTCTTTTAAAACTTAAGCGGTTGAGTCTCCATTGGGTGGTTGTTGTCGGATACGATACCAAAGCAGACAAGTTTCTAATTGCCGACCCGAGCCCTCAAAATAAAGGCAAATTTAAATGGTGGGAATGGACTAACCAGCCGGGTTGCGGACCGTCGCTTCAGCAAGCTTGGAGTCTAGAAGATTACTTATTCGACCTTGATTGCGTTGGAACACTTGCTTGGACGGCCGAGGTGAAAGCACTCGCTAAATGGTTAGGTGGAGCGGTTGCTGCTACTGAGCTATTGAATGCAGGAACTCAATATTTTGCGGTTTTTCCAACAGAAGCACCTCCGCCCCATCACCTGGAATCACAAACGATTCAAATCCATAAGGAGGGTAAATCTAAATTCTTGGGATTTTGGACAGATAGTACATGGACTTGGGATCGGGACTTTCAGGGAAAAAAAGTGATTGATTGTAGGTGGTCTTTTATAAAGCTGGAAAGTTGTTCTGAACCAGACGTTAGATGGAGCGACGAAAAGGTCACCGTATCTGGTACATGTGAAGATGGGAAGATTGATAAAGGCATCGTAGATATGTTTTTAACGGTGTACTATGAATCAGGCGGGGCCGCTCATTCTGCTCCTTCTATTGTGTTTTCTGTACCATCAACAAATACCTCCCTGTTGCCCAACTACCCAAACCCGTTCAACCCAGAGACGTGGATACCGTATCAACTATCAGAGCCCGCAGATGTGACACTAACGATCTATGATATCCAAGGTCGCGTGGTGCGGAATTTGGATTTAGGGCATCAACGTGCGGGGATGTATCACAGTCGGAGCCGGGCAGCACATTGGGATGGTAGGAACGCACAAGGCGAATCGGTCGCAAGCGGAATCTATTTCTATACGCTCACCGCAGGCGAATTCACCGCCACGCGTAAACTCTTGATACGGAAGTAG
- a CDS encoding sigma 54-interacting transcriptional regulator has translation MEKKEVLIIDNNQSSHALAYFLRTEGYSPIIVETIDEGLEKINQSENLKVVLLSVELSGISGLDALRRIKQEHPEVIVIVIRAGVQTARKAMRLGALEVLSKHTDIEGIRRALDRAFGRLSARSDPASIPDEEMPGNQSFLVGESEVMFELNRRIGLTANFNVSVLLEGEPGTGKGLVARLIHQESDRAGEKFVTVDCGALPDSLLENELFGHVRGAFADARPSGQPGRFELADGGTLFLDEVGNMSPALQMKLLNVLQTGEVTRLGDTQVRSVDVRIISTTNQRLEEMVEQGKFRLDLFHRLCGYQMSLSPLRERKEDIPLLAAYFLQRIEEENGQPLYGISEEVMELFQAYNWPGNVRELEQCLKSATVTSQGEVIMPRDLPQTIRTYNGDGSSEVEAPETRSTETPVYQNLLDLPVMVFCQFFSDGQFCQFLSEGESGVTDRQIAEWWEAFSNDGRARANSARREIDNWRLEFNTTNLEFPIFSDDWIRRVVDDAISQLSNLRHSSEPIEEAEPVSIKGRTLKGSLTAVLHEVVKGYGEDREKAARELRISLAQLERWLSYRTEDDGSLCTSIAALRRLERFPYDDILRLLTEPIDPFILENFSRPVWRNKSRNGQRQAVHLALKVLSKRLAGDHGCIYFGGMTFSQIEWNVYRRARYLYTDHAEAATALDVDIRTFRKYCPENEAFPSHHTLFRE, from the coding sequence ATGGAAAAAAAAGAAGTATTAATCATTGATAACAACCAAAGTTCTCATGCCTTGGCGTATTTCCTAAGAACTGAGGGCTATTCGCCTATCATCGTTGAGACCATTGACGAAGGTTTGGAGAAAATTAACCAATCCGAAAATTTGAAAGTGGTCTTGCTTAGTGTGGAACTGTCAGGGATAAGTGGTTTGGATGCATTGAGGAGAATTAAGCAGGAACACCCAGAGGTAATTGTAATTGTGATTAGAGCGGGGGTACAAACAGCGAGAAAGGCAATGCGTCTGGGCGCATTAGAGGTTTTGTCTAAACACACTGATATAGAAGGTATCCGTAGGGCACTTGATCGGGCGTTTGGCCGGCTATCAGCTCGAAGCGACCCAGCCTCGATTCCGGACGAAGAAATGCCTGGGAACCAGTCTTTTCTCGTGGGGGAAAGCGAGGTAATGTTTGAACTTAATAGAAGGATTGGACTCACAGCCAACTTTAACGTTTCAGTGCTGCTTGAAGGTGAACCAGGCACAGGGAAGGGATTGGTTGCGCGCTTAATTCACCAAGAAAGTGATCGTGCAGGGGAAAAGTTTGTCACAGTTGATTGTGGCGCACTCCCAGATTCGCTCTTGGAGAATGAGTTGTTTGGTCATGTAAGGGGTGCCTTTGCAGATGCAAGACCAAGCGGTCAACCTGGGCGGTTTGAGTTGGCGGATGGCGGCACCCTTTTTCTTGATGAAGTCGGTAATATGTCACCAGCATTACAAATGAAACTACTCAATGTGTTGCAAACAGGAGAGGTCACGCGGCTGGGCGACACTCAGGTGCGTAGCGTGGATGTGCGTATCATCAGTACTACCAATCAGAGATTGGAGGAAATGGTGGAGCAGGGGAAATTCCGGCTGGATTTGTTCCACCGTCTCTGCGGCTATCAAATGTCCTTGTCTCCGTTGCGAGAACGGAAAGAGGATATCCCGTTACTCGCTGCGTACTTTCTGCAGCGTATCGAGGAAGAAAATGGTCAACCACTGTACGGTATTTCGGAAGAAGTGATGGAATTGTTCCAAGCGTATAACTGGCCCGGTAACGTTCGAGAGTTAGAGCAATGCCTGAAAAGCGCGACAGTCACTTCCCAAGGCGAAGTAATTATGCCGAGGGACCTCCCACAAACCATTCGGACGTATAATGGAGATGGGAGTTCCGAGGTGGAGGCACCAGAAACACGATCTACGGAAACACCGGTGTATCAGAACCTACTTGATTTGCCGGTCATGGTATTCTGTCAGTTTTTCTCTGATGGACAGTTTTGTCAGTTTCTCTCTGAAGGGGAGTCAGGTGTCACTGATCGTCAAATCGCCGAGTGGTGGGAAGCGTTCTCTAATGATGGACGCGCCCGTGCCAATAGTGCCAGACGCGAAATTGATAATTGGAGGCTCGAGTTTAACACGACCAACTTAGAGTTTCCGATCTTCTCGGACGACTGGATTAGGCGGGTGGTTGACGACGCCATCTCTCAATTATCAAATCTTCGGCATAGTTCCGAACCCATAGAAGAAGCTGAGCCAGTCAGCATAAAAGGAAGAACCCTCAAAGGCAGCCTGACTGCGGTGCTACACGAAGTCGTAAAAGGTTATGGCGAAGACAGAGAAAAAGCCGCGAGAGAATTGCGTATTTCCCTCGCGCAGCTTGAGAGGTGGTTGTCATATCGGACAGAAGATGATGGTTCACTTTGTACATCTATAGCGGCTTTGCGCCGACTCGAGCGGTTTCCTTATGACGATATCCTAAGACTTCTTACAGAACCTATCGACCCTTTCATTTTGGAGAATTTCTCACGTCCAGTATGGCGAAACAAAAGTCGGAATGGGCAGAGGCAAGCTGTCCACCTTGCTTTGAAAGTGCTATCTAAACGGTTGGCTGGAGATCATGGCTGTATCTATTTCGGTGGGATGACCTTTTCGCAAATTGAATGGAATGTCTATCGCCGGGCACGCTACCTATACACGGATCATGCTGAAGCAGCTACGGCATTAGACGTAGATATCAGAACCTTTAGAAAGTACTGTCCTGAGAACGAGGCATTTCCAAGTCATCACACGCTTTTTCGGGAATAA